The Alteriqipengyuania halimionae genome contains a region encoding:
- a CDS encoding 4-(cytidine 5'-diphospho)-2-C-methyl-D-erythritol kinase encodes MTMRETAYAKINLALHVRKRREDGYHELETLFAFVDGGDTLTARSAAKDRLTVTGEFAGALDDPFGNLVMRTLGKLPRPDGLDLTLEKALPVAAGLGGGSADAGAVFRLVEAMHGLPDDWHDRATSLGADVPVCVKSETAIGRGTGADFVPGPGDLAGTPVLLVNPRVPLATGPVFQAWDGKDRGALSEGTAREIALAGRNDLEAPAIANCPAIAEVLDALRESSAWLVRMSGSGATCFALFGDESARDSYASLTRVRHPQWWQLKGNLR; translated from the coding sequence ATGACCATGCGCGAAACCGCCTATGCCAAGATCAACCTCGCGCTGCATGTCCGCAAGCGGCGCGAGGATGGCTATCACGAGCTTGAGACGCTGTTCGCGTTCGTCGACGGGGGCGACACGCTCACCGCGCGTTCTGCTGCGAAAGATCGCCTGACGGTCACGGGCGAATTCGCCGGAGCGCTCGACGATCCGTTCGGCAATCTGGTGATGCGCACGCTCGGCAAACTGCCACGGCCCGACGGGCTCGACCTCACGCTCGAGAAAGCGCTTCCGGTCGCGGCGGGGCTGGGCGGCGGTTCGGCCGATGCCGGCGCGGTGTTCCGCCTCGTCGAGGCGATGCATGGCTTGCCCGACGATTGGCATGACCGCGCCACATCGCTGGGGGCCGACGTCCCGGTCTGCGTGAAAAGCGAAACCGCGATCGGCCGCGGGACGGGGGCGGATTTCGTGCCGGGACCAGGCGATCTCGCCGGAACGCCGGTGCTGCTGGTCAATCCGCGCGTTCCGCTCGCCACCGGTCCGGTGTTCCAGGCATGGGACGGCAAGGATCGCGGCGCGCTGTCCGAAGGTACGGCGCGCGAGATCGCGCTGGCGGGCCGGAACGATCTCGAAGCGCCCGCGATCGCGAATTGTCCGGCCATTGCCGAGGTGCTCGATGCGCTGCGCGAGAGCTCCGCGTGGCTGGTTCGCATGTCCGGATCGGGCGCAACCTGCTTTGCGCTGTTCGGCGACGAGTCGGCGCGCGATTCATACGCTTCATTGACACGTGTTCGGCACCCGCAGTGGTGGCAGCTGAAAGGTAATCTGCGATGA
- a CDS encoding N-formylglutamate amidohydrolase, translating to MSDVARIVGEPRFGGILVVCDHGGKSVPDDVDLGIDPALIEQHIGHDIGVAEIAERMASNPGTAAFIANFSRLVVDLNREASDPAALPEESDGRAMPGNRDVDRDARLAAYHAPFHARLEAQLDAAPPALILFLHSFTPAMQTDDTPRPWQCGVLYEGDDRGAMIAKILLEKEGLTVGDQQPYSGAVYNATISRHAEEPGRPYLYLEVRQDLIGDAAGQAEWAECLQRVCNRIAMELM from the coding sequence ATGAGCGATGTCGCCCGCATCGTCGGCGAACCGCGTTTCGGCGGCATCCTGGTGGTCTGCGACCATGGCGGGAAAAGCGTCCCCGACGACGTCGATCTCGGCATCGATCCGGCACTGATCGAGCAGCATATCGGGCACGATATCGGCGTCGCCGAGATCGCCGAGCGGATGGCAAGCAATCCCGGTACGGCTGCTTTTATCGCCAATTTCAGTCGCTTGGTGGTCGACCTCAATCGCGAGGCGAGTGATCCCGCGGCCTTGCCCGAGGAGAGCGACGGGCGCGCCATGCCCGGCAATCGCGACGTCGATCGCGACGCGCGCCTGGCGGCCTACCATGCCCCGTTCCATGCCCGGCTCGAAGCGCAGCTCGACGCCGCGCCCCCCGCGCTGATCCTGTTCCTCCACAGCTTCACCCCCGCCATGCAGACCGACGACACCCCGCGCCCCTGGCAGTGCGGCGTGCTCTACGAGGGCGACGATCGCGGTGCGATGATCGCGAAAATCCTGCTGGAAAAAGAAGGGCTTACCGTCGGCGATCAGCAGCCCTATTCGGGCGCTGTGTACAATGCGACGATCAGCCGCCATGCCGAGGAGCCGGGCAGGCCCTACCTCTATCTCGAAGTGCGGCAGGACCTGATCGGAGATGCAGCAGGTCAGGCCGAGTGGGCCGAATGCCTGCAGCGCGTGTGTAACCGGATCGCGATGGAGTTGATGTGA
- a CDS encoding NAD(P)H-hydrate dehydratase: MADPVVTADEMRAAEEAAIASGTSVEELMHRAGEGAAEWIWRLCGGRAVTVLCGPGNNGGDGYVIARHLRQRGASVSVVAPLAPDTDAARAARADWGDSVSESWDEAGGEVFVDALFGTGLSRGLSPEHQQLLHRLANRHVNSVAIDLPSGVSSDDGALFDDIPSYDLTVALGALKPAHVLLPAAPHLSMVRCVDIGLGDIHYRAETLDRPQIAAPKSDAHKYSRGLALVVGGAMPGASLLAARAAQGAGAGFVQLASNEAGAVPHDIVQIDGELEHALSDERIDAALIGPGLGRDQDASHRLQRSLAAGIPLVIDGDALRIITPAATRFEREWDDSILTPHEGELASLEENGGLEKRGSKLDRARRVADTYGTIVIAKGPDTIIASPDGHCVCAPRSPSWLSVAGSGDVLAGIAVARRATSEDGDAFDAACEAVWLHAEAGRIAGASFAAGELANCVRAALERCL, translated from the coding sequence ATGGCTGATCCGGTCGTCACCGCCGACGAGATGCGCGCGGCCGAAGAAGCGGCGATCGCAAGCGGCACCTCGGTTGAAGAACTCATGCACCGCGCGGGTGAGGGCGCGGCAGAATGGATCTGGCGTCTCTGCGGTGGACGGGCGGTCACGGTGCTTTGCGGGCCCGGCAACAATGGCGGCGACGGCTATGTCATCGCTCGACACCTGCGCCAACGCGGCGCTTCGGTGAGCGTGGTCGCCCCGCTCGCACCAGACACCGATGCCGCGCGGGCCGCACGCGCCGACTGGGGCGATTCCGTCTCCGAAAGCTGGGACGAGGCAGGCGGCGAGGTGTTCGTCGATGCGCTATTCGGCACCGGCCTATCACGTGGGCTATCCCCCGAGCATCAACAGCTTCTCCACAGGCTCGCCAACAGGCATGTCAACAGCGTTGCAATCGATTTGCCGAGTGGCGTTTCAAGCGATGACGGCGCCCTGTTTGACGATATTCCGAGCTACGATCTCACCGTGGCGCTGGGCGCGCTGAAACCGGCTCATGTCCTGCTTCCCGCCGCGCCGCATCTGAGCATGGTCCGCTGCGTCGATATCGGGCTTGGCGATATCCATTACCGCGCCGAAACTCTCGATCGCCCGCAGATCGCCGCGCCGAAATCGGATGCGCACAAATACTCGCGAGGCCTAGCCTTGGTTGTCGGCGGTGCGATGCCGGGGGCGAGCCTGCTCGCAGCCCGCGCGGCGCAGGGCGCAGGCGCAGGTTTCGTCCAGCTCGCCAGCAACGAAGCAGGCGCGGTCCCGCACGATATCGTTCAGATCGACGGCGAACTCGAACATGCACTCTCGGACGAACGGATCGATGCCGCACTGATCGGGCCCGGCCTGGGACGCGATCAGGACGCGAGCCATCGGCTTCAACGCTCGCTGGCCGCCGGCATCCCGCTCGTCATCGATGGCGACGCATTGCGCATCATCACGCCCGCCGCGACCCGGTTCGAGCGCGAATGGGATGACAGCATCCTCACGCCGCATGAAGGCGAACTCGCCTCGCTCGAGGAGAATGGCGGGCTGGAAAAGCGCGGAAGCAAGCTCGATCGCGCGCGCCGGGTGGCCGATACCTATGGCACCATCGTCATCGCCAAGGGGCCGGATACGATCATCGCTTCACCCGACGGACACTGCGTCTGCGCGCCGCGTTCGCCGAGCTGGCTCTCGGTGGCAGGATCGGGCGACGTGCTCGCAGGCATCGCCGTGGCCCGGCGCGCGACCAGCGAGGATGGCGATGCCTTCGATGCGGCTTGCGAGGCCGTATGGTTGCATGCCGAGGCCGGGCGAATCGCGGGTGCCTCCTTCGCTGCAGGCGAGCTTGCCAATTGCGTGCGCGCGGCGCTGGAGCGCTGCCTGTGA
- a CDS encoding class I SAM-dependent RNA methyltransferase → MSETIIRLAARGDGVTANGRHVAGAVTGDEVSEDGAIEPGPHHVDPPCRHFPQCGGCQLQHADAVALEQFVRECASSAAEGQGIDVGTVQPAQLSPPKTRRRATLHAMRASGRIVIGFREEKSHRIVDLAECHVLDPALFALVQPLRDLLTAWPGKLALDIVLTLADQGIDCLLSGLKVEELAQEELLRDFAGHYSLARLAVDDGLGPENRWEPEPVTITLGGIPVTMPHGAFLQATPQGEAALVGAVVEWVAGARVVADLFSGLGTFSFPLAEGRKVLAVEASRDAHLACKAAAGVSRRDVHALHRDLYRNPLRPEEMAGCDMVVLDPPRAGARAQVEQLAASKVERIAYVSCNPVSWARDCRALVDAGWRCIELRPVGQFLWSTHIELASLFVREPEGG, encoded by the coding sequence GTGAGCGAGACGATCATCCGCTTGGCCGCGCGCGGCGATGGCGTCACGGCGAATGGCAGGCACGTTGCGGGTGCGGTGACGGGCGACGAAGTGAGCGAGGACGGTGCGATCGAACCCGGTCCGCATCACGTCGATCCGCCGTGCCGGCATTTCCCGCAATGCGGCGGGTGCCAGCTCCAGCATGCCGATGCGGTAGCCCTCGAGCAATTCGTGCGCGAGTGCGCGTCTTCGGCGGCCGAGGGGCAGGGGATCGACGTCGGGACGGTGCAGCCCGCGCAACTCTCCCCTCCCAAGACGCGCCGCCGCGCGACGCTTCATGCGATGCGCGCCAGCGGCCGGATCGTGATCGGCTTCCGTGAGGAGAAGTCGCACCGGATCGTCGATCTGGCTGAGTGCCACGTGCTCGACCCTGCGCTGTTTGCGCTGGTTCAGCCACTGCGCGATCTGCTGACGGCGTGGCCGGGCAAGCTCGCGCTCGATATCGTGCTCACGCTTGCCGACCAGGGTATCGATTGCCTGCTGTCGGGGCTCAAGGTCGAAGAGCTCGCGCAGGAAGAGCTGCTGCGCGATTTTGCAGGACATTATTCCCTCGCGCGGCTCGCGGTTGATGACGGGCTCGGCCCGGAGAACCGGTGGGAGCCCGAGCCGGTAACGATCACGCTGGGCGGGATTCCCGTCACCATGCCGCACGGCGCGTTCCTGCAGGCGACACCGCAAGGCGAGGCGGCGCTGGTCGGTGCGGTGGTCGAGTGGGTTGCCGGGGCGAGGGTGGTGGCCGACCTGTTTTCAGGGCTGGGCACCTTCTCCTTCCCGCTGGCCGAAGGGCGCAAGGTCCTGGCGGTCGAGGCGTCACGCGATGCGCATCTGGCGTGCAAGGCGGCGGCGGGCGTATCGCGCCGCGATGTGCATGCGCTTCACCGCGATCTCTACCGCAATCCGCTGCGGCCCGAGGAAATGGCCGGTTGCGACATGGTGGTGCTCGATCCGCCGCGTGCGGGAGCGCGGGCGCAGGTCGAGCAACTCGCGGCCTCCAAGGTGGAGCGGATCGCCTATGTCAGCTGCAACCCGGTAAGCTGGGCGCGCGATTGCCGTGCGCTGGTCGACGCCGGATGGCGCTGCATCGAGCTGCGCCCGGTCGGCCAGTTCCTGTGGTCCACCCATATCGAGCTCGCGAGCCTGTTTGTCCGCGAGCCCGAAGGCGGCTAA
- a CDS encoding MAPEG family protein — protein MIGMGILQPVVALAAWTMVMWFWMYLARIPAMNAAGIEPDDARDTAEMGRQLPPEAQWKTHNYNHLHEAPTVFYAVAIVLAIIGAGDGMAMWLGWAYVGLRVLHSLVQATINRVMVRFALYSLSMVVLLALVFIGGIAVFDIPLGPRPF, from the coding sequence ATGATCGGGATGGGAATCCTCCAGCCCGTCGTCGCGCTGGCGGCGTGGACGATGGTGATGTGGTTCTGGATGTACCTCGCCCGGATCCCCGCGATGAACGCAGCGGGGATCGAGCCCGACGACGCCCGCGACACCGCAGAAATGGGTCGTCAGCTGCCGCCCGAGGCCCAGTGGAAGACGCACAATTACAACCATCTGCATGAGGCACCGACGGTGTTCTATGCGGTCGCCATCGTGCTCGCGATCATCGGTGCGGGAGATGGCATGGCGATGTGGCTGGGCTGGGCCTATGTCGGCTTGCGCGTATTGCACTCGCTGGTGCAGGCCACGATCAACCGCGTGATGGTCCGCTTTGCGCTCTATTCGCTGTCTATGGTGGTCCTGCTCGCGCTGGTCTTCATCGGCGGGATTGCGGTGTTCGACATCCCGCTCGGCCCGCGCCCGTTTTAG
- a CDS encoding MAPEG family protein has translation MQAQILAPAAVLVFWSIIMLFWTAGTRFPAMSKAEMDLSKAPPGGRGQDLEGVLPPQVQWKAHNYAHLMEQPTIFYPTVIILAIMGANGLDAMFAWAYVAIRIVHSLWQATVNRVPVRFVLFILSTLCLLVLVLRALSVTLFAGSGPLG, from the coding sequence ATGCAGGCTCAAATACTCGCTCCGGCCGCCGTGCTGGTGTTCTGGTCGATCATCATGCTGTTCTGGACCGCGGGGACGCGTTTCCCGGCCATGTCCAAGGCCGAGATGGACTTGTCGAAAGCCCCTCCGGGCGGGCGCGGGCAGGATCTGGAAGGCGTACTGCCGCCGCAGGTCCAGTGGAAGGCGCACAATTATGCGCACCTGATGGAACAGCCGACGATCTTCTATCCCACCGTCATCATCCTCGCGATCATGGGCGCCAACGGGCTCGATGCGATGTTCGCCTGGGCCTATGTCGCGATCCGGATCGTCCACTCACTGTGGCAGGCCACGGTCAATCGCGTGCCAGTGCGCTTCGTGCTGTTCATCCTCTCGACGCTGTGCCTGCTCGTACTCGTCCTGCGCGCGCTCAGCGTCACGCTGTTCGCCGGCAGTGGACCGCTCGGATGA
- a CDS encoding threonine ammonia-lyase, which yields MSRLRTPTREGVEAAARSIAEILPPTPLLPITIGDVTCRAKVESLQPIGAFKIRGGWWRLANLTDAERRAGVVAVSSGNHAQGVAWAARRLRIDATIVMPRDAPQVKLEATRALGAEIVLYDRPGEDRDEVAAKLIAERAERNGAAPTLVHAFGDPWVIEGQGSAGVEATAQLGTAPSRFVVCCGGGGLTAGLALGCPGSAIVPVEPEGWDMVGRALATGEIVHAAPDAPRTICDALQPTATKQINLDVLRGRAEPGVTVTDDEVRAAQRFAFGQLNLVVEPGGAVALAAVLASKVPVDSHTVVMLTGGNTDAARFAETLLG from the coding sequence ATGAGTAGGCTGCGCACTCCGACTCGCGAAGGCGTCGAAGCCGCGGCCCGTTCGATCGCCGAGATCCTGCCGCCCACGCCGCTATTGCCGATCACGATCGGCGACGTGACGTGCCGTGCCAAGGTCGAAAGCCTGCAACCGATCGGCGCGTTCAAGATCCGCGGCGGATGGTGGCGCCTGGCCAACCTCACCGACGCGGAACGACGCGCGGGCGTGGTCGCAGTGTCGAGCGGCAATCATGCGCAAGGCGTCGCCTGGGCAGCACGGCGGCTACGGATCGATGCAACGATCGTGATGCCGCGCGACGCGCCTCAGGTGAAGCTCGAAGCGACCCGCGCGCTGGGCGCCGAAATCGTCCTCTACGACCGGCCCGGCGAGGATCGCGACGAGGTCGCGGCGAAACTGATTGCGGAGCGGGCCGAGCGGAACGGAGCGGCGCCCACGTTGGTCCATGCGTTCGGCGATCCATGGGTGATCGAGGGCCAGGGCAGCGCAGGCGTCGAAGCGACTGCCCAGCTCGGCACCGCACCTTCGCGCTTCGTCGTGTGCTGCGGCGGCGGCGGGCTGACGGCGGGCCTCGCGCTCGGCTGTCCCGGCAGCGCGATCGTGCCGGTCGAGCCCGAGGGCTGGGACATGGTGGGTCGGGCACTGGCGACAGGCGAGATCGTCCACGCTGCGCCCGATGCGCCCCGCACGATCTGCGACGCGCTCCAGCCCACCGCCACCAAACAGATCAATCTCGATGTCCTGCGCGGGCGCGCCGAACCGGGTGTCACCGTGACCGACGATGAAGTGCGCGCGGCGCAACGCTTCGCCTTCGGTCAGCTCAACCTTGTGGTCGAACCCGGCGGCGCGGTGGCGCTGGCGGCGGTGCTGGCGAGCAAGGTGCCGGTCGATTCCCACACGGTCGTGATGCTCACCGGAGGGAACACCGATGCGGCGCGTTTTGCCGAAACGCTGCTGGGATAA
- a CDS encoding saccharopine dehydrogenase family protein, with product MSKVLVIGAGGVSSVCVHKMAQVNKDGNADIFGEIHLASRTKSKCDSIAASVKKRTGETVATYEIDAEEVPAMINLIRKIEPSLVVNLALPYQDLPIMDACLEAGVDYLDTANYEPKDEAKFEYKWQWAYHDRFREAGLMALLGSGFDPGVTSVFTMWLKKHKLKSIRQLDILDCNGGDHGQAFATNFNPEINIREVTAPARHWAKKPGEAGEFVETPAMGKKITFDFEGVGEKNAYMMYHEELESLAKFNPELERARFWMTFGDEYIKHLTVLQNVGMTRIDPIKYKGQEIIPLQFLAAVLPKPESLGETTKGNTNIGVIATGEALDGSGEKTFYINNICSHEAAYEETGNQAVSYTTGVPAMIGSAMMVTGKWSGDGVFNMEEMDPDPFMDMLNEHGLPWQVKELDGPVDF from the coding sequence ATGAGCAAGGTATTGGTGATTGGCGCGGGTGGAGTGAGCTCGGTCTGCGTGCACAAGATGGCCCAAGTAAACAAGGATGGGAACGCCGACATTTTCGGCGAAATCCACCTCGCGAGCCGCACCAAGTCGAAGTGCGACAGCATTGCCGCCAGCGTGAAAAAACGCACTGGCGAGACGGTGGCGACCTACGAGATCGACGCCGAGGAAGTCCCGGCGATGATCAATCTCATCCGCAAAATCGAGCCGAGCCTCGTCGTGAACCTCGCGCTGCCGTACCAGGATCTGCCGATCATGGATGCGTGCCTCGAAGCAGGCGTCGATTACCTCGACACCGCCAATTACGAACCCAAGGACGAGGCCAAGTTCGAATACAAGTGGCAGTGGGCCTATCACGACCGCTTCCGGGAAGCGGGCCTGATGGCGCTGCTGGGTTCGGGCTTCGATCCGGGCGTCACCAGCGTCTTCACCATGTGGCTCAAGAAGCACAAGCTGAAGAGCATTCGCCAGCTCGACATCCTCGATTGCAATGGCGGCGATCACGGCCAGGCCTTTGCCACCAACTTCAACCCGGAAATCAACATCCGCGAAGTGACCGCGCCCGCGCGGCATTGGGCCAAAAAACCGGGGGAAGCCGGCGAATTCGTCGAGACCCCGGCAATGGGCAAGAAGATCACCTTCGATTTCGAAGGCGTGGGCGAGAAGAACGCCTACATGATGTATCACGAGGAGCTCGAAAGCCTTGCCAAGTTCAATCCCGAACTGGAGCGCGCGCGCTTCTGGATGACCTTCGGCGATGAATACATCAAGCACCTGACCGTGCTGCAGAATGTCGGCATGACCCGGATCGACCCGATCAAGTACAAGGGCCAGGAAATCATCCCGCTGCAATTCCTCGCCGCCGTGCTGCCCAAGCCCGAAAGCCTCGGCGAAACGACCAAGGGCAACACCAATATCGGCGTCATCGCCACCGGCGAGGCGCTCGACGGCAGCGGCGAAAAGACGTTCTACATCAACAATATCTGCAGCCACGAAGCGGCTTACGAGGAAACGGGCAACCAAGCCGTGTCCTACACCACCGGCGTGCCCGCGATGATCGGCTCTGCGATGATGGTCACTGGCAAATGGTCGGGCGACGGCGTGTTCAACATGGAAGAAATGGACCCCGATCCGTTCATGGACATGCTCAACGAACACGGCCTGCCGTGGCAGGTGAAGGAACTCGACGGGCCGGTGGATTTCTGA
- a CDS encoding O-acetyl-ADP-ribose deacetylase, which translates to MHIGGTSIEAVKGDIVTMEFDAIVNAANSSLLGGGGVDGAIHRAAGPDLVHECRLLGGCKTGQAKATKGYRLPAKHIIHTVGPVWRGGENGEAELLASCYRESLDRAIEVGARTLGIPAISTGIYGYPLDKAAKVAVDTIAIFVRDRPGAFKHIALVCFDAKALTAFNAALEAV; encoded by the coding sequence ATGCATATCGGTGGCACCTCTATAGAGGCCGTCAAAGGCGATATCGTCACGATGGAATTCGATGCCATCGTCAATGCCGCCAATTCCTCGCTACTGGGCGGGGGCGGCGTAGACGGTGCGATCCACCGCGCGGCTGGACCGGACCTTGTTCACGAATGCCGCTTGCTCGGCGGCTGCAAGACCGGACAGGCAAAAGCGACGAAGGGCTATCGCCTGCCCGCGAAGCACATCATCCACACCGTGGGCCCGGTTTGGCGCGGCGGCGAAAACGGTGAAGCCGAGCTTTTGGCGAGCTGTTACCGGGAATCACTGGATCGCGCGATCGAAGTCGGTGCGCGAACGCTCGGCATCCCGGCCATTTCGACGGGTATCTATGGTTATCCGCTCGACAAGGCTGCGAAGGTCGCGGTCGATACGATCGCAATCTTTGTCCGCGACAGGCCGGGTGCATTCAAACATATCGCGCTGGTCTGTTTCGACGCTAAGGCGCTGACTGCGTTTAACGCCGCGCTGGAGGCCGTTTGA
- a CDS encoding serine hydrolase domain-containing protein produces MLRILALFALLMAIISPAAASELGDFVDARMEQSALPGVAWAVIEGDTVTTGARGTSDGTQPVTPDTPFLLGSISKSFTALAIMQLVEAGKIDPDAPVSDYLPDFKGRPAGAITIRQLLSHTSGYSTLQGNSAPTQTDTGADAIARRATWYAQQQPAYSPGPRWEYSNANYLILGRVIERVGGFPYPAYITANILRPIGMDHTYVSGDEQHTELAQGYSPWFGSMRRTGAPAPGLGSAPQGGIVSTANDFARYLRMMMNGRDDILSAAGKTRMLEPASDASPGYGFGWMLDAEDGSAYHTGLSPGFETIAAMIPAQRRGVVVLTNANGGMGFAETTDLRFGLVARALDLPQADDSGRTMRKINFLALAAAPLILLLAIVWAWAKRGALRSKRSSAFGRFSLWFPLLAMAAVAWVCLVLIPQLFGVSISTLAIYQPDMALLLKATAALGVVWAAIRLALAYSGRRANG; encoded by the coding sequence ATGCTCCGCATATTGGCGCTGTTCGCGCTGTTGATGGCAATCATATCGCCAGCGGCGGCGAGCGAACTGGGCGACTTCGTCGATGCACGGATGGAGCAGTCCGCCCTACCCGGCGTGGCCTGGGCGGTGATCGAGGGCGACACCGTTACCACCGGTGCACGCGGCACGTCCGATGGCACGCAGCCTGTGACTCCCGACACGCCGTTCCTGCTCGGCTCGATCTCGAAAAGCTTCACCGCGCTGGCGATCATGCAATTGGTCGAAGCGGGCAAGATCGATCCCGATGCGCCGGTTTCCGACTACCTGCCGGACTTCAAGGGGCGGCCCGCAGGCGCGATCACGATCCGGCAATTGCTGAGCCATACAAGCGGATATTCGACCTTGCAGGGCAACAGCGCGCCCACCCAGACCGACACCGGTGCCGATGCCATTGCCCGCCGCGCGACCTGGTATGCGCAGCAGCAACCGGCGTATTCGCCCGGCCCCCGATGGGAATATTCCAACGCCAATTACCTGATCCTGGGCCGCGTGATCGAGCGGGTCGGCGGCTTTCCCTACCCGGCCTATATCACGGCCAACATCCTCCGGCCGATCGGCATGGACCACACCTACGTCTCGGGCGACGAACAGCACACGGAATTGGCACAAGGATACTCACCCTGGTTCGGATCGATGCGGCGGACCGGCGCGCCAGCTCCCGGCCTCGGCTCCGCGCCGCAAGGCGGGATCGTCTCCACGGCGAACGATTTCGCGCGTTACCTGCGGATGATGATGAACGGCAGGGACGATATCCTTAGCGCAGCCGGCAAGACCCGGATGCTGGAGCCAGCGAGCGATGCCTCCCCCGGCTACGGGTTCGGGTGGATGCTCGATGCCGAGGACGGCAGCGCTTACCACACCGGGCTCAGCCCCGGCTTCGAGACCATCGCGGCGATGATCCCGGCGCAGCGGCGCGGCGTCGTCGTGCTGACCAACGCCAATGGCGGCATGGGTTTTGCCGAGACGACCGATTTGCGGTTCGGCCTCGTCGCACGCGCGCTCGACCTCCCGCAGGCCGACGACAGTGGCCGCACGATGCGGAAAATCAATTTCCTCGCGCTGGCCGCCGCGCCGCTGATCCTGCTGCTGGCGATCGTCTGGGCGTGGGCAAAGCGCGGCGCATTGCGCTCCAAACGATCGAGCGCTTTCGGCCGTTTCAGCCTGTGGTTCCCGCTGCTCGCCATGGCGGCGGTGGCGTGGGTGTGCCTGGTGCTGATCCCGCAGCTGTTCGGTGTCTCGATCTCGACGCTTGCCATCTACCAGCCCGACATGGCGCTGCTGCTGAAGGCAACCGCGGCACTGGGCGTTGTATGGGCGGCGATCAGGCTGGCACTGGCGTATTCAGGACGTCGAGCGAACGGCTGA
- a CDS encoding carboxynorspermidine decarboxylase yields the protein METKAGDPGAFRHFDLSRVDSPSFVIDAAKLRANCQILAEIRDEADIKVLAALKAFSMWSVAPLIGEYLDGVCTSGLWEALLASEHYDGEITTYCAAYKPEDIPEVCRLSDHVIFNSPAQIARAALILEQERARGNDFDVGLRINPQVPTGEVPRYDPSSPGSRLGFPIDQLTDEHMQGVTGIHFHNLCEQDFEPLHRTWDKVFDAIEPYFDQLDWINMGGGHHITRADYQREELVEFLKDAKEDTGCEIYLEPGEAVALDAGILVGTILDTGVNEVPFAITDVSATCHMPDVIEAPYRPAMLDEQGEGTPVRLGGPSCLAGDVIGDYMMPGTCEPGARFAFLDQAHYSMVKTTTFNGVPLPSIWLWDSETDQLEQIRKFGYRDFRDRLS from the coding sequence ATGGAAACCAAAGCCGGCGATCCGGGCGCCTTTCGCCATTTCGACCTCAGCCGGGTCGACAGTCCCTCCTTCGTCATCGACGCGGCCAAGCTGCGCGCCAATTGCCAGATACTGGCCGAGATCCGCGACGAGGCCGACATCAAGGTGCTGGCCGCGCTCAAGGCGTTCAGCATGTGGAGCGTCGCCCCGCTGATCGGGGAATATCTCGACGGCGTGTGCACCTCGGGCCTGTGGGAAGCGCTGCTCGCTTCCGAACATTACGATGGCGAGATCACGACCTATTGCGCGGCCTACAAGCCCGAGGACATCCCCGAGGTCTGCCGGCTGTCCGACCATGTGATCTTCAACTCCCCGGCGCAGATTGCGCGCGCCGCGCTGATCCTCGAGCAGGAGCGCGCGCGCGGCAACGATTTCGACGTCGGCCTCAGGATCAATCCGCAAGTGCCGACCGGCGAAGTGCCGCGCTACGATCCCTCCAGCCCCGGCTCGCGCCTGGGCTTCCCGATCGACCAGCTAACCGACGAGCATATGCAGGGCGTCACCGGCATCCACTTCCACAATCTGTGCGAGCAGGATTTCGAGCCGCTCCACCGCACCTGGGACAAGGTGTTCGATGCGATCGAGCCGTATTTCGACCAGCTCGACTGGATCAATATGGGCGGAGGACACCACATCACCCGCGCCGATTACCAGCGCGAGGAACTGGTCGAATTCCTGAAGGACGCAAAGGAAGACACCGGCTGCGAAATCTATCTCGAGCCGGGCGAGGCGGTGGCGCTCGATGCGGGGATTCTCGTCGGCACCATTCTCGATACCGGGGTCAACGAAGTGCCGTTCGCGATCACCGACGTTTCCGCCACCTGCCACATGCCCGATGTGATCGAGGCACCCTATCGCCCGGCGATGCTGGACGAGCAGGGCGAGGGCACACCGGTGCGGCTCGGCGGTCCGTCCTGCCTCGCGGGCGACGTGATCGGCGATTACATGATGCCCGGCACATGCGAGCCCGGCGCGCGCTTCGCGTTTCTCGACCAGGCGCATTACTCGATGGTCAAGACAACGACCTTCAACGGTGTGCCGCTACCCTCGATCTGGCTGTGGGACAGCGAGACCGACCAGCTCGAGCAGATCCGCAAGTTCGGCTACCGCGATTTCCGCGACCGGCTGAGCTAG